The Chlorocebus sabaeus isolate Y175 chromosome 11, mChlSab1.0.hap1, whole genome shotgun sequence genomic interval CCCCCGAGGGTGAATTTGGGGACGAGTTTGTGCCGCGAGTGGCTGCCTTCGGAGCGCACAAAGCAGAGCTGCAGGGCTCAGACGAGGACGAGCACGTGCGAGCGCCTACCGGCCACCACCAGGCTGGTCACTGCCTCATGTGGGCCTGCAAAGCCTGCAAGAGGAAGTCCACCACCATGGATCGGCGGAAGGCAGCCACCATGCGCGAGAGGAGGCGCCTGAAGAAGGTCAACCAGGCTTTCGAAACCCTCAAGAGGTGCACCACGACCAACCCCAACCAGAGGCTGCCCAAGGTAGAGATCCTCAGGAATGCCATCCGCTACATCGAGAGCCTACAGGAGTTGCTGAGAGAGCAGGTGGAGAACTACTATAGCCTGCCGGGACAGAGCTGCTCAGAGCCCACCAGCCCTACCTCCAACTGTTCTGATGGCATGGTAAGTAATAGATCTGGTACCTAGCTAGGCTACCCTAATCTTTTCTGAAGTCCTTACACCTCATTTAACCAGGTGTAGCGGGGAGAGTGGGGTGGAGGCAGATGCTGAGTTGCTTTAAAATAAGAGAGGGGTCCACGTTTAGAAAGACTCACCAAACCGCTGCTGAACAAGATTTTAGTTTGACTTTTTAGCAGGTTCTAGGTGTACACTGTAATCGAGGTTGACATGGGAGATAGGTGGCTGTGAATGATCACTCACATGTTTTCTCCATTcctgaatttattttcaaaatatgccaTCTGTGGATCATGCGCTACACTAATATCTAAAGGCACCGTTTATAACCTaatgaggaaatggaaagaaataccCACATGACCCCAGTTCCTGCTCCAATGAGGCCTGGCTGAAAGATGTTGATGCATTCTTTGTAGAGGGCGTTTGCTCCAAGGCTGCCAggttttaatgtgtttttgtcCTGGGAAAGTGTTCTTTCCCTGAATTAGTGTGGCTTTCTTCTACTCCAATCCATTTTGCATGGTTAACCCAATGCACATTGCTGCTGAATTCCACCCCCTCTTCCCTTTGCTGCTGCCCTCCTCTTCTTCA includes:
- the MYF5 gene encoding myogenic factor 5, with translation MDVMDGCQFSPSEYFYDGSCIPSPEGEFGDEFVPRVAAFGAHKAELQGSDEDEHVRAPTGHHQAGHCLMWACKACKRKSTTMDRRKAATMRERRRLKKVNQAFETLKRCTTTNPNQRLPKVEILRNAIRYIESLQELLREQVENYYSLPGQSCSEPTSPTSNCSDGMPECNSPVWSRKSSTFDSIYCSDVSNVYATDKNSLSSLDCLSNIVDRITSSEQPGLPLQDPASLSPVASTDSQPATPGASSSRLIYHVL